A genome region from Euphorbia lathyris chromosome 4, ddEupLath1.1, whole genome shotgun sequence includes the following:
- the LOC136225688 gene encoding patatin-like protein 6 produces the protein MQKNLQSIEMATNQFLEMQEPSIDTDKLSYEIFSILESKFLFGYDDQKLWVPKQIAPPPAEAKPEPVISSSVVDTNSVSAIKNQRGKICILSIDGGGMRGILSGKALAYLEQALKTKSGNPDARIADYFDVAAGTGIGGIFTAMLFGTKDQNRPIMKADETWRFLADHGKRFYRSGGVGNSRSSGSGGGVIKRLFKSGSSLADGSAGLEKAMKETFTENNRSLTLKDTLKPVLIPCYDLSSTAPFLFSRADALETDSFDFRLWEVCRATSAEPGLFEPVQMRSIDGQSKCLAVDGGLAMTNPTSAAITHVLHNKQEFPFVRGVEDLLVLSLGTGQLLDVSYDYEQVKSWRAKHWARPMARISGDGSADSVDQAVAMAFGQCKSNNYVRIQANGSSLGRCGPNVDTDSGPNNVKMMIAIADEMLKQKNVESVLFGGKRIGEQSNFEKLDWFAGELVLEHQRRSCRIAPTVAFKQAASKPN, from the exons ATGCAAAAGAATCTACAATCAATAGAAATGGCGACCAATCAATTTCTAGAAATGCAAGAACCGAGCATAGACACCGATAAGCTCAGCTATGAAATTTTCTCAATTCTCGAAAGCAAGTTTCTGTTTGGCTATGATGATCAGAAACTTTGGGTTCCCAAACAGATCGCTCCTCCACCTGCGGAGGCAAAACCTGAGCCGGTAATATCATCATCGGTGGTCGACACCAACAGCGTCTCTGCAATCAAGAACCAGAGGGGGAAAATCTGCATACTCTCCATCGACGGCGGCGGTATGAGAGGGATTCTTTCTGGAAAAGCATTGGCTTATCTCGAGCAGGCGCTGAAAACGAAATCAGGGAATCCTGACGCCAGAATCGCTGACTATTTCGACGTGGCGGCGGGGACGGGAATCGGCGGTATCTTCACGGCTATGCTTTTTGGTACAAAGGATCAAAACCGTCCTATTATGAAGGCGGATGAGACATGGAGGTTTTTGGCTGATCACGGTAAGAGATTCTACCGTTCTGGTGGTGTCGGAAATAGTCGCAGCAGCGGAAGCGGCGGCGGAGTTATTAAGCGACTATTCAAAAGCGGTTCGAGTTTGGCCGACGGTTCAGCCGGCCTAGAAAAGGCTATGAAAGAGACATTCACAGAGAATAACCGGAGTTTAACGCTTAAAGACACGTTAAAACCGGTTCTAATTCCATGCTATGATCTTTCAAGCACGGCGCCGTTTCTCTTCTCAAGGGCCGATGCATTAGAAACCGATAGTTTTGATTTCCGTTTATGGGAAGTCTGCCGGGCCACATCTGCTGAACCGGGATTATTCGAACCGGTTCAAATGCGGTCAATCGACGGTCAGAGCAAATGTTTAGCAGTGGACGGCGGTTTAGCTATGACCAACCCAACATCAGCTGCAATAACGCACGTGCTACACAACAAGCAAGAATTTCCTTTTGTAAGAGGCGTGGAAGATTTGCTCGTTTTATCATTAGGAACTGGTCAACTCCTAGACGTTAGCTATGACTATGAGCAGGTCAAAAGTTGGAGGGCCAAGCATTGGGCTCGACCCATGGCTCGTATATCAGGTGACGGTTCAGCAGATTCAGTGGACCAAGCCGTAGCCATGGCTTTTGGTCAGTGTAAGAGCAACAACTATGTGAGAATTCAG GCAAATGGGTCCAGCTTAGGCAGGTGTGGGCCTAATGTAGATACAGACTCAGGTCCTAACAATGTGAAGATGATGATTGCCATAGCAGATGAGATGTTGAAGCAGAAGAATGTTGAATCAGTTCTATTTGGAGGAAAAAGAATTGGAGAGCAAAGCAATTTCGAGAAACTTGATTGGTTTGCTGGTGAACTTGTGCTTGAACATCAGAGGCGGAGCTGCAGAATTGCTCCCACTGTTGCTTTCAAACAAGCTGCCTCTAAACCCAATTAG